In Rhizorhabdus phycosphaerae, the genomic stretch TGGTGCCGGTGAGTCAGCCAAGCGTCCGTATTAAAACGGATGTCGCCCGATACGGGCATCGGTCAGCTTCCCTAACGTCCGATGACGGAGGCTCCGATGAAGAATTTCTTGCTGCTGGTGCATGACGATGAAGGACAGGAGGCGCGGCTGCAGGTTGCGCTGGATCTTGCGCGTGCGTTCGACGGCCATCTCAATTGCGTCGATGTCGCGATATTGCCCGTCATCGAAGCCGACGCGTGGTCGGGCGGGGCAGGGACCGCGATGCTGCTGACCGAGGAAAAGACGCGCGAGGCCGCCAATCGCGAAGATCTCGAACAGCGCCTGGCGCAAGAAGGCGTCTCCTGGACCTGGTTCGATGCCACGGGCGAGATCGCGCCCTGTCTGGCAAAGGCATCGAGCCTGAACGACCTCATCATCCTCAATCGCCGACTCGACGGCCTGCCTATCCCGGACATGCGCGCGGCAGCGGCCGAGCTTGTCCTCAAGAGCGGTAAGCCGGTGCTGGCCGTGCCCGCCACGGCGCGAAGCCTGAATATTGCGGGACGGGCTTTGGTCGCCTGGGACGGCTCGAACGAGGCGGAGCGTGCCTTGCGTGCCGCTGTCCCCCTGTTGGCCAAGGCGGAACAGGTCGTCCTCCTCCAGATCGAGGATGGCTCGACCGCTGGATCGGTGGCCGATGCCGCATCCTATCTGTCCCGCCATGGCGTTCATCCGAACGTGCTTTCCGAGAAGGCGGGGGACAAGAGTATCGCCGAGACTTTGCTGGGGGCGATCGGTCATCAACGCAGCGACTATGTCGTCATGGGTGCCTATGGGCATTCCCGCCTCGCCGAGGCGATTTTCGGCGGGGTTACCAAACGACTTCTCGACGATAGTCCCGTGCCGCTTTTCCTGGCGCATTGATCGCATGGACGCGGAGCCCTGTTGCGGACCGCAAGGACGCGAGGGGATGCGTGTGCCATGACCGGCGGGGTCGAAATCGTCTTTCACGGCGCCGCCGGCACGGTTACGGGATCCTGTGCCGAACTCCGTTGGAACGGGCGCCGGTTCCTGGTGGATTGCGGCCTGTTCCAGGGGTCGCGAAGCCTGGAGCAACTGAACGAAGGGCCGTTCGCCTTTGCCCCGTCCGCCATCGACGCGGTCCTGCTGACTCATGCGCATATCGACCACAGCGGATTGCTGCCGCGCCTTGTCCGACAGGGCTATGCCGGCGCGATCTGCTGCACGCCTGCGACGGCAGAACTGCTGGGCTTCATGCTGGCCGATTCCGCGCGGTTGCAGGAGGGGGAGGCGCTTCGCCGCAACCGGCGACGCGATCGCGCCGATGAGGAAGCGGTCGAGCCTCTCTATACGAGCCGGGATGCCGAGCGGGCGGCTGCGGCCGCCCAGCCCCACGAATTTGGCGCGTGGTTCGAGCCGGTCGAGGGCGTTCGCGCGCGCTTCTGGAATGCGGGCCATATCCTGGGCTCGGCCTCGATCGAGGTCGAAGTCGGCGGACTCAGGCTCCTGTTCTCGGGCGATATCGGTTCCGCCACGAAAAGCCTTGAGCCGCCCGCCGCCGCCCCGGCCGGAATCGACTTCCTGTTCTGTGAATCCACTTATGGCGACCGCGAGAAGGAGGATGTCGATGCGGAAGCGCGCCGGGCGCTGCTGGCGGCGGAGGTCGCCGAAGCGGGCAGGCGCGGCGGAAATCTCGTCATCCCGGTTTTCGCGATCGAGCGGGCGCAGGAGATTCTCGCCGACCTCGCGCTGTTATACGAATCGGGCGCGCTGCCATTTCGTCCGACCTTTCTCGACTCGCCTCTGGCGATCCGCGCGACCGCCTTGTTCGAACGGCAGCATCTGCCGGGGACGCGCGACGGGGCCCTGTTCCGGCACCCGGCCTTCCATTTCGTCGAGGACACGGCCGAATCGATGCGGCTCAACCATGTGAGCGGTGCCGTCATCATGGCGGGCTCGGGCATGTGCGAGGGCGGCCGCATCCGCCACCATCTGCTGCACAATCTCGGAAGACCCGAGTCCAGCGTGCTGTTCGTGGGCTATCAGGCGCGGGGAACGCTCGGCCGGACGATCGTCGACGGTGCCTCCCGCGTGCGGATCTCGGGCCATGACGTTGCCGTACGGGCCCGTGTCGCGCGGATCGACGCCTATTCGGCGCATGCCGACCGGAGCGATCTGCTGCGATGGATCGCGCAGCGCGACCCGGTTCGCGGCGCTCTCTTCCTCTGGCATGGCGAGGGTGAAGCGCTGGAGGCTTTGCGTCGTGCGACCGAGGCCAGGCACGACGTGGTGGTACCGGCGATCGGAGAGCAGTATCTGCTCGATGCCGAGACCGGTGCCCACCGCATGAAGACCGGCTATCCCCGCGTGGCTGCGATATTGGGCGGTGACTGGCAGAACGCCTATGCCGATCTTGCGGTCAACCTGAAGCGCGACCTTCAGCGTATCGAGGGCGAAGCAGCTCGGCGCGAGGCGTTGCGCCAGATGCGCGCAATACTCGATCGCTTCGCGCAGCGACGGGCCGGGTCACAAGCTCCGCAGACCATAGACAAGGAGCAGCGCGCTGGCGCCGGCGAAGAGCCCGCTGCCGGCTAGCCATGCGGCGGTCGAACGACCTTGGCGGCCTGCGAGAGCGAGCGTTATGCCGGCCTTGAGCAGCGTATTGGCGATGACCGGGCCCGACAATATGGCTGCCGCAAGAGGCGGAGCTATGGTCGCGGCAGGGACGCCGGACAGCGTCATGATCGCGGCATCGACATCGGCGAGGCCCGTCAGCAGCAGGACGGTCGAAAAACCGAGATTGCCGAACTCGATCAGGGCCCATTTGCTGGCGAGCATCATGATCGCGACAAGCGCCGCGAGGCCCAGGGCCACGTGCAGGTCCAGCGGGTTGCCCGCCCTGGACTCGACGGGTGGGCTGCCGGCCGCACCGAGGCGCGCCGTGCCGAGGATTGGCACGAGCAGCAGGGTGAGCGCGGACGCGAGAATGGCGGCGATCCAGGGGGCGACCGGCGTGACCAGAAGGGCCGTCAGCGCGATGACCCTGGCATACATGACTGCTCCGGCCAGCAGTATCGCCGAAGACAGGGCGTCTCGCGCGTCGGGTTCCGTCGCGATGCGCCTGGCGCAGGCGGTGGTCACTGCCGTCGAGGACACCAGCGAGCCGAGCAGCGCTGTCAGCAAGGTGCCCTGATGCAGCTTGCTGCGCCGGCTGGCGACATAGCCTGCGAAGCAGAGACCGGAGACGAGCACCACCACGAGCCAGAGCTTGTGCGGGTTCCAGGCATCGAGCGGCCCCATGGCCCGGTCCGGCAGCAGCGGCAGGACGACGAGCGCGATAATCGCGAAACGGGCCGCCGCGCGCATCTCTGCACCGGTCATGCCCGAGAGGATCCCATGCAGGGGCTCGCGGGCGGAGAGGAGGGCGGTGACCACCGCAGCGGCGGCGACCGCTTCGGTCGCATATCCGGTCGTTGCGAGGAAGCCGAGGCCGAAGGTCAGTTGCGCGACGATCGCTCCGGTTGCGCTAAGCCCCTGTCGTTCCGCACTTCGCCGCCAATATCCGATCGCCAATATGGCGCCGGTCGCAAGCGCCATGGCGATCGCCAGCGCCACCGGGGCCAGGCCCGCAACGCCGCCGGCCAGGCCGAGTACGCCATGGGTGCGTAGTCCGGCGATACGGGTCCCGGTCATGGCGTCGCGGTTCGTCCAGCCGCGCTGAAGCCCTATCAGCAGGCCTGCCGCCAATGCCTGGCCGAGCCCGGACAGGGTCGAAAGGGATATCTGCTCCATGATGCTCCGCAGCGGCAAGGGGCGAAATGTGGGCCTGCCCTGTCCGCAAGGGCAAGCCGCAGGTTCAGCTTCGGCGCGGTGGGTCCGAGAGGCGATATGTAGAAATACGGATGAGCCCATGATTATCATGGCGCGCAAGCCCGCCATGCTGTTGTACATACAATCAAAGCTTGGGGACGTGGTCGCATGGCGGTGCGACGGTATATCGGTCGGCATCGATCATCCGGGGGGGATGTGGGCCGGGCAGGGGGCTTGCGCGTTTGACAGGGCCAAAGCGAAGATTGGGACAGGGAGTCGTTGCCGGACTCGGCGGTACGGCGATTCTGGCACTGGCGATCGCTGCAGGGCGGCTGCCCGCGCTCGGCGATGGCGGCAACCTGCTGCTGCTGTTGCCGGTCCTGGGTGCGGCGATGCTGGGTGGCTTCATTCCTGCGCTCGTCACCGCAGTCTTCGCGTTTATGCTCGCCGAATGGGCGGGAGCCTTCTTCGCGGCCTTCGCAAGCGGTACTCCGGCCATGCTCAGCATGGCGGCCGGGGCCGCAATCCTTGTTCTGCTCGGCTATCTGACGGACCGCAACGCCGGCCGTTCGCGGCGTGCTGCAGGCCAGGCCAGCGACGAACTCAACCTGCTGATCGACGGCGCGTCCGAATATGCAATCTATATGCTCGATCCCGAAGGCCGGGTGACGATCTGGAACAAGGGTGCCGAGCGGCTCAAGGGCTGGCTGGAATCCGAAGCTGTCGGGCGATATCTCGCGGACTTCTACGCGCCCGACGCGGTCGCAGCGGGAAAACCCGAGGCCGATCTCGAGCGCGCCCGTCGCGAGGGCCGCTTCCAGGAGGAGGAGATGGCGACCCGCAAGGACGGCACCCAGTTTCTTGCCAATATTTCGCTGACCGCCCTCTATGACGACAAGGGCAAGCTGCGCGGCTTCGGCAAGGTGATCCGCGACGTTACCGAACAGCGCGCTGCCGAACGGCAGCTTCGATCGAGCGCGGCACAGATGCGTTCTATCCTTTCAACCGTGCCCGACGCGATGATCGTCATCGATTCGCGCGGGAGGATCATCTCGTTCAGCGCTGCGGCGGAGCGTCTGTTCGGCTTTTCGGAACGGGAGGTGTTCGGGGCGAACATCAGCCGGCTCATGCCGTCCCCCGACCGCGAACGGCACGACGCCTATATCCAGCGCTACCTGGCCACCGGCGAGCGCCGGATCATCGGCATCGGGCGCACGGTGACGGGGCTCAAGCGCGACGGGTCGACTTTCCCCATGCAATTGGCGGTCGGCGAGGCCGCCGTCGAGGGCGAGCCGGTGTTCACCGGCTTCATCAGCGATCTCAGCGAGCAGATGCTTGCCGAACAGCGCATCGAGGATCTTCGCTCCAACCTGATCCACGTCGCGCGGGTCAGCGCCATGGGAACCATGGCATCCACCCTGGCGCATGAATTGAACCAGCCGATCACAGCCGTGATGAACTATGTCGAGACTATCCGGGACATGCTGGAAAGCCCGGATCCGGGCGATTTCCCGATCATTCGCGATGCGCTGTCCGAGACGGCGAGTGAGGCGATGCGCGCCGGCCAGATCGTCCGGAGGCTGCGCGAGTTCGTCGCCAAGGGCGAAGTCGAGAAGACCGTCGAAGACCTGCCGGCGCTGATCGACGAGGCGGCGAAGCTGGCACTCATCGGCGCGCGCGAAAAGGGCGTCCATGTCGAGTTCGCCGTCGATCCCGAGGCGACACCGGTCCTAGTTGACCGCGTGCAGATCCAGCAGGTGCTGATCAACCTGATGCGCAACGCGGTCGAGGCAATGTCGGCCCTTCCCGCAGGGGTGCCCCGCGAACTCCGCCTGTCCACTCATGTCGAGGAAGCAGGGCTGGTCCGGATCGCGGTGCGCGACACCGGCCCCGGCGTCGCGGCCGAGATCGTCTCCGACCTGTTCCGGGCGTTCAACAGCACCAAGACCGACGGCATGGGGCTGGGCCTGTCGATCTGCCGGACCATCGTCGAGGCCAATGGTGGGCGGATCTGGTACGAACCCGGCGCGTCCGGCGGATCCATTTTTCAATTCACCATCGTCAGAATAGAAACGGAGGACCAAGATGGCTGACAAGCGGCTGGTGCATGTCGTCGACGACGAGGATTCGATCCGGCGATCGGCAAAGTTCATGCTCTCCACTTCGGGCTATGCGGTGGAAACCTGGGAAACGGGGGTCGCCTTCCTCAAGGAAGCGAAGACGGCGCAGCCCGGCTGCATATTGCTCGACGTCCGCATGCCCGAAATGGACGGGCTGGAGGTGCAGCAGGCGCTCAACGAGCGCGGCATCACCATGCCGGTGATCATCCTGACCGGTCATGGCGACATCGGCATCGCGGTCCGCGCGATGAAGGCCGGCGCGGTCGATTTCATCGAGAAGCCCTTCGAGAAGGCGGTGCTCATGTCCGCGATCGAGGCGGCGCATGCCCGGCTGGAAAAGAACGCCGCCGACCTGGACCGGAACGAGGAAGCCCATGTGATGCTGGGCAAGCTAACCGGCCGCGAGCGAGAGGTCTTGGAAGGCTTGGCCAAGGGGCTGCCTAACAAGACGATCGCCTATGACCTCGATATCTCGCCCCGCACCGTCGAGGTTCACCGCGCCAATCTGATGACGAAGCTTGGCGTGCGCAGCCTGTCCGAGGCGCTGCGCATTGCCTTTGCGGCGGGGATGGGGGCGTAGGGGGGACGCGACTGGAGCGGATGAGGACGGAAGGGGAGCGAGGTGCGCTCCCCCTGCCGCCGATCAGCCGACCGCTACGACGAAGTCGGTCGTTTCGAACGCCGTCGCCGTTGCCGACCGCATCTCGATGATGGCGGTGATGTCCCCGGCATTTCCGGCGGCGTTGTAGAAGAGGTAGGTCGTGGCACCCACTTGCGTGGCCACGATGTCCTGCGTTCCGGCGTGATTGTCGAGAAGCTGCTGCGCTGCCGTCCGCGCCGCCGTGACCGACGCCTGCGTGCCACCCTGCAGCACATCGCCTGCGCTGACCGCGAAGTTGAGCATGATGCTGTCGATGCCCTGCTCGAAGTCGGTGATGGCGGTGTAGAAGGCCGGCGTGACGAAATTTCCGGCCGAGGCCTCGGTGAACTGGAAGATGTCGCTACCGGTGCCGCCCGTCATCACGTCGACCCCGGCACCCGCGACCAGCCTGTCGTTGCCGAGCTCTCCCCGCAAGATATCGTTGCCGCTGTCGCCGAACAGGACGTCGTCGCCCTTTCCGCCGCGCACGATGTCGTTGCCGTCACCGCCGTGGATCAGGTCGTTGCCCTGATTGCCGTTGATGCTGTCCGTTCCATTCCCGCCGTCGATGGTATCGGCGTCGTCACCGCCCTGAATGCGGTCGCGGCCGACGCCACCGGTGATGCTGTCGTTTCCGGCGTGTCCGAAGGCGACATTCACACCGTCACCCGTTTCGATCAGATCGTCTCCGTCCGCATCGTTGCCGGCACCGGCAAAGCTATTGCCATAGATATGGTCGGCGCCGTCGCCGCCCAGCAGCGTATCGTTGCCGCCTTCCGATGTGCTGTTGCCGACCGCGCCGCCATAGAGATAGTCATCGCCTGCTCCGCCCACGAGGCTGTCGTCGCCTGCGCCACCGGCGAGCGTGTCGGCTCCCGATCCCGCCTGGAGGACGTCTGCGCCCGCCAGGCCGAGCACCATGCTATCGCCCGTTCCGGTCGTGACGAGCTCGTCGGCATCGCTACCCTCATAGCTGAGCTGCGTGGGCGGCAGGCTTACAGCGACGCTGTCGTTGATCGCCGTCACCGTGATCGACAGGCTTGCCGTGGTGCTGGCGCCCGCGCTGTCCTGGACGATGTAGTCGAAACGCTCCGTACGCTGCTCGCCATTCGGGAGGGCGTCGGTGGCGTCGCCGTCGGCCGCATAGCTATAGCTGCCGTCGCGTGAGATCGTCAGCGTGCCCCACTGCCCCTCCACGACTGTCGCCTGCGCACCGACCGTGACCCCGCCGACCGAGAGCAGGGTAAGGCGGTCATATGCCTGGGCATCCTGATCGTTCGACAGGATGTTTCCGGTGATCGACGCATCCTCGTCGACGAGGTCCGAATCCGCGGTCGCGACCGGTGCGTCGTTACTCGTGACATAGCCCGGCGATCCGATCTGATTGGTGTCGGTCGCAGCGGTGATCGCCTCATTCAACCCGGAGGCGCTGAGCGTGGAGATGGTGCCGCCGTTGAGCGCCGCGCCATTGTCCAGCGACGCAAGGGTCGATGTCGCGCCGAAGCTGACGCTCGCCTGGAGCGTGCCATTTGCGTCGTAGAGGTTGACCGCGTCTCCGTTGCTGCTCAGCCCGATGCCGCTTCCGGTGTAGGTTCCGAACCGCAGGCCTTCGGGCGCCTCACCCCCGAACCAGGTCTGGACGAAGGCCGCGATGGCGGTCTCGGGTTGGGAGGTTTCGAGGAAGATCACCGACTCGCCTGCCGCGATGCTGGTGATGCCGCTCAGCGCGACGGCATTGCCGAAGGAGGCCGAACTGTCGTCCACCTTCCAGCCGGTGAGGTCGATCGCTGCCGCAGTGCTGTTCGTTACCTCGAACCAGTCCGCGCCGATCGCCGTACCGCTCGACCAGGGGGCGACCTCCGACACGAAGATGCGTCCCACCGATCCCGGCGAACCGATCTCATCGCTGTCACCGGGGGCGTGGAAGGCGCCGTTCACGTCGACCGCGCTCAGCGTCGAGACCGCGCTTCCATTGGCGAAGGCCGCGTTGTTGAACGTCTGGAAGGTTGGCCCGGACGGCGATGCGCCGAAGGAGATGTTGGCCTGCAGCGTTCCGCCGGCATCGTAGATGTTCACCGCGTCGCCGCCGGTCCCGAGGCCGATGCCGCTGCCGGTATAGGTGCCGATCTGGAGATTGGTGGGCGCCGTGCCGCCGAACCAGTTGGCCACGAAGGCCGAGGTTGCGGTGGTGGGATTGCTGCCTTCCACGAAGATGACCGACTCGCCGGGGGCGATGCTGGTGATTCCCGCCAGCGCGACCGCATTGGCGAACAATCCGCTATTGTCGTCGACCTTCCAGCCGGTCAGGTCGATCGCGGTGGTGCCGCGATTGGTCAGCTCGAACCAGTCGGCACCGACCGGGCTGTCGCCGCTCGACCAGGGCGCGACCTCGGTTACATAGATTTCCTGGCGTTCGGCGACGTCCGTCACCGTGACCGTGATGGCTTGGGTTGCGCCGTTCGTGCCGTCGGATGCGCGCACATCGACCAGATAGGCATTGTTGCGATCGGTATCCCCCGGTGCTTCGAAGTCCGGCGCCGCGAGGAAACTCAGCGCTCCCGTCGACGCGTCGATGCCGAACAGCGCCTGATCTGCGCCTCCGACGATGGAGTAGGAGACCGTATCGCTCTGCGGGTCTGTCGCGGCGACGGTGCCGACGGTGGTCTGGTTCTCGGCCGGGGTGAAGGATGCGGGCGAAGTGAACCCCGGTGCGACCGAATTGGCGGTGACGATGAACGATACGGAGCCGACGTCGCTCTTGAAATCGTCCAGTCCGAAGCTCGTGCCATTGTCGCGAACGCTGTAATCGAAGCTCGCCTGTCCGGAGAAATTGGCGGTAGGCGTGAAGACGATGGTGGAGCCGACGATCGACGCACTGCCCCCGACGGCGTTGCTGACATTGGTAATGGTCAACGTCTGACCATCGTCGTTGAGCGGACCGGCGCTGTCATTGGCGAGGAGCGTTGAGACGTCGATCACATAGCTGCCGCCTTCGGCGACCGGCTGCGGCGTGTCGTCTGTCGCGACCGGCGCTTCGTTGACCGCAACGAATTCCCCGGGCGAACCGAGCTGGTTTGTGTCCCCAGGTGCCGCATAAGCCGGGCTCGCCAGGGCTACCGAACTGCGGACGGCCAGCGCGGTGTCGTTGAGCGCGGTGGCATTTTCGAAGGTGGCGAGAGTTGCACCCGACGCCCCGAAGCTCACCGTTGCCTGCAGCGTGCCGCCGCCGTCGTAGAGATTGACGGCATCGCCGCTCCCACCGAGGCCCACGCCGCTTCCCGAATAGGTGCCAATCTGGAGCCCTGCGGGCGCCGTGCCGCCGAACCAGGTGTCGATGAATGCCTGCACCGTCGTCGTCGGCGTCGACGTTTCGAGGAAGATCACCGATTCACCCGGCGCGATCGTCGTGATCCCGCTCAGCGCTACCGCAGCATTGGGCGACTGCGAATTGTCGTCCATCTTCCAGCCGGTGATGTCGAGCGCGAAAGCGGTGCCGTTGGTGACCTCGAACCAGTCGGCGCCGATGCTCGTGCCGCTCGACCAGGGGGCGACCTCGGAGATGAAAATCCGTCCGACGGTGCCGGGCGAGCCGATCTCCGCAAAGTCGGTCGCTGCGACGAAACCGCCATTCGGACCGACGAGGCTGAGCGTCGTTACGGCCGAGCCATTCAGCCCTGCGGCATTGTCGAACGTCTGATAGACCGGGCCTGCGTCGGCAGCGCCGAAGCTGATGCTGGTCTGCAGTTCGCCTGTACCATCATAGAGGTTGAGTGCGTCCCCCCCGGTGCTCAGACCGATGCCGCTGCCCGAATAGGTACCGATCTGGAGCCCGGCGGGGGCGGTGCCGTCGAACCAGGTCTCGATGAACGCCGTCACGACGTCCTGGCTCGACCCTTCGATGAAGATGACCGATTCCCCGGCGGCGATGCTGGTGACGCCGCTGAGCGCGACCGCGCTGGCAAAGAGGCCGCTGCTGTCGTCGACCTTCCAACCGCTGATGTCGATCGCGCTGCCGGTGGGGTTGGTGATCTCGAACCAGTCGGCGCCGACCGGGCTGTTGCCGCTCGACCAGGGGGCGACTTCGGAGATGTAGAGGGAGGAGACGCCACCGCCCTCGTTCACCACATTGGTTACGCCGAGCGTGTACGAGATGCTGGCATCGGGCGAGGACCCCAGATTGGGGTCGTCGACATTGACCGTGAAGCTGTAGCTCGACTGGGTTTCGAAATCGACGGTGGTTCCGGCGCGCAGGTAGACGCCGGTATTGTCGACCTCGAACAGCGCGGCGTCGGCACCGCTAAGGGTGAAATTGTTCACGCCCTGGCCATCGTCGGCGATCGCGATACCGGCGACCTTGATCCGGCTGGTCGTGGAGACATTCTCCTCGACCGCATCGAGCGCGGCGAGGAGGCTGATCGCGGTCGGAGCCTCGTTCGCCGTGTTCGCGGGCGCATAGACCCATAATTGCGGATGATCCGCATCGCCGCCGCCATTCTCGCTGACGACATAGATGAAGCCATCGGCATCCATGGTGATGCCTTCATGCTGCTGGTTTTCGACCGGCAGCGGATTGCCGCTGTCCGAATAGAGGTTCATTACGCTGAGGACATTGCCGTCGCGGTCCACCTCGAGGATGCGCGCCGATTCCTGGCTCAGGATCAACATGGTTTCGTCCAGGGGATCGATGTTCGACAGCGCGAAAACGTCGGCGATGTCGGCGATGCCCAGATTGTCGGGGGCAAAAAGGTCCACGGCATTTTCGGTCGAGGACGAGCCGTTGGTGGCGGTTCCGGCGTCGAAATCGACGTCCGACTGGAACACCGAAATTGGCTCCTTTTCCTTGACGATGATATAGCCATCGGTGAGCGGATCGTAGCTGATCCCTTCGAAGCCGAGATTGGGGGAGAAGGTGCCCATGTCGACCGTTTTC encodes the following:
- a CDS encoding universal stress protein, whose product is MKNFLLLVHDDEGQEARLQVALDLARAFDGHLNCVDVAILPVIEADAWSGGAGTAMLLTEEKTREAANREDLEQRLAQEGVSWTWFDATGEIAPCLAKASSLNDLIILNRRLDGLPIPDMRAAAAELVLKSGKPVLAVPATARSLNIAGRALVAWDGSNEAERALRAAVPLLAKAEQVVLLQIEDGSTAGSVADAASYLSRHGVHPNVLSEKAGDKSIAETLLGAIGHQRSDYVVMGAYGHSRLAEAIFGGVTKRLLDDSPVPLFLAH
- a CDS encoding MBL fold metallo-hydrolase — encoded protein: MTGGVEIVFHGAAGTVTGSCAELRWNGRRFLVDCGLFQGSRSLEQLNEGPFAFAPSAIDAVLLTHAHIDHSGLLPRLVRQGYAGAICCTPATAELLGFMLADSARLQEGEALRRNRRRDRADEEAVEPLYTSRDAERAAAAAQPHEFGAWFEPVEGVRARFWNAGHILGSASIEVEVGGLRLLFSGDIGSATKSLEPPAAAPAGIDFLFCESTYGDREKEDVDAEARRALLAAEVAEAGRRGGNLVIPVFAIERAQEILADLALLYESGALPFRPTFLDSPLAIRATALFERQHLPGTRDGALFRHPAFHFVEDTAESMRLNHVSGAVIMAGSGMCEGGRIRHHLLHNLGRPESSVLFVGYQARGTLGRTIVDGASRVRISGHDVAVRARVARIDAYSAHADRSDLLRWIAQRDPVRGALFLWHGEGEALEALRRATEARHDVVVPAIGEQYLLDAETGAHRMKTGYPRVAAILGGDWQNAYADLAVNLKRDLQRIEGEAARREALRQMRAILDRFAQRRAGSQAPQTIDKEQRAGAGEEPAAG
- a CDS encoding MgtC/SapB family protein, translated to MEQISLSTLSGLGQALAAGLLIGLQRGWTNRDAMTGTRIAGLRTHGVLGLAGGVAGLAPVALAIAMALATGAILAIGYWRRSAERQGLSATGAIVAQLTFGLGFLATTGYATEAVAAAAVVTALLSAREPLHGILSGMTGAEMRAAARFAIIALVVLPLLPDRAMGPLDAWNPHKLWLVVVLVSGLCFAGYVASRRSKLHQGTLLTALLGSLVSSTAVTTACARRIATEPDARDALSSAILLAGAVMYARVIALTALLVTPVAPWIAAILASALTLLLVPILGTARLGAAGSPPVESRAGNPLDLHVALGLAALVAIMMLASKWALIEFGNLGFSTVLLLTGLADVDAAIMTLSGVPAATIAPPLAAAILSGPVIANTLLKAGITLALAGRQGRSTAAWLAGSGLFAGASALLLVYGLRSL
- a CDS encoding PAS domain-containing sensor histidine kinase, which codes for MLSMAAGAAILVLLGYLTDRNAGRSRRAAGQASDELNLLIDGASEYAIYMLDPEGRVTIWNKGAERLKGWLESEAVGRYLADFYAPDAVAAGKPEADLERARREGRFQEEEMATRKDGTQFLANISLTALYDDKGKLRGFGKVIRDVTEQRAAERQLRSSAAQMRSILSTVPDAMIVIDSRGRIISFSAAAERLFGFSEREVFGANISRLMPSPDRERHDAYIQRYLATGERRIIGIGRTVTGLKRDGSTFPMQLAVGEAAVEGEPVFTGFISDLSEQMLAEQRIEDLRSNLIHVARVSAMGTMASTLAHELNQPITAVMNYVETIRDMLESPDPGDFPIIRDALSETASEAMRAGQIVRRLREFVAKGEVEKTVEDLPALIDEAAKLALIGAREKGVHVEFAVDPEATPVLVDRVQIQQVLINLMRNAVEAMSALPAGVPRELRLSTHVEEAGLVRIAVRDTGPGVAAEIVSDLFRAFNSTKTDGMGLGLSICRTIVEANGGRIWYEPGASGGSIFQFTIVRIETEDQDG
- a CDS encoding response regulator transcription factor, whose protein sequence is MADKRLVHVVDDEDSIRRSAKFMLSTSGYAVETWETGVAFLKEAKTAQPGCILLDVRMPEMDGLEVQQALNERGITMPVIILTGHGDIGIAVRAMKAGAVDFIEKPFEKAVLMSAIEAAHARLEKNAADLDRNEEAHVMLGKLTGREREVLEGLAKGLPNKTIAYDLDISPRTVEVHRANLMTKLGVRSLSEALRIAFAAGMGA
- a CDS encoding lamin tail domain-containing protein, with the translated sequence MVDLSTYVRVGRYDLPEPTRTQAPTGSVLAQEVSAVTYNKDTDTLFVVGDAGTSIVQISKTGELIDSMTLATGSSPQGTEFYDPEGLTYIGNGQFVMTEERDRNVVLFTYQAGTTLTRETAKTVDMGTFSPNLGFEGISYDPLTDGYIIVKEKEPISVFQSDVDFDAGTATNGSSSTENAVDLFAPDNLGIADIADVFALSNIDPLDETMLILSQESARILEVDRDGNVLSVMNLYSDSGNPLPVENQQHEGITMDADGFIYVVSENGGGDADHPQLWVYAPANTANEAPTAISLLAALDAVEENVSTTSRIKVAGIAIADDGQGVNNFTLSGADAALFEVDNTGVYLRAGTTVDFETQSSYSFTVNVDDPNLGSSPDASISYTLGVTNVVNEGGGVSSLYISEVAPWSSGNSPVGADWFEITNPTGSAIDISGWKVDDSSGLFASAVALSGVTSIAAGESVIFIEGSSQDVVTAFIETWFDGTAPAGLQIGTYSGSGIGLSTGGDALNLYDGTGELQTSISFGAADAGPVYQTFDNAAGLNGSAVTTLSLVGPNGGFVAATDFAEIGSPGTVGRIFISEVAPWSSGTSIGADWFEVTNGTAFALDITGWKMDDNSQSPNAAVALSGITTIAPGESVIFLETSTPTTTVQAFIDTWFGGTAPAGLQIGTYSGSGVGLGGSGDAVNLYDGGGTLQATVSFGASGATLATFENATALNDTALAVRSSVALASPAYAAPGDTNQLGSPGEFVAVNEAPVATDDTPQPVAEGGSYVIDVSTLLANDSAGPLNDDGQTLTITNVSNAVGGSASIVGSTIVFTPTANFSGQASFDYSVRDNGTSFGLDDFKSDVGSVSFIVTANSVAPGFTSPASFTPAENQTTVGTVAATDPQSDTVSYSIVGGADQALFGIDASTGALSFLAAPDFEAPGDTDRNNAYLVDVRASDGTNGATQAITVTVTDVAERQEIYVTEVAPWSSGDSPVGADWFELTNRGTTAIDLTGWKVDDNSGLFANAVALAGITSIAPGESVIFVEGSNPTTATSAFVANWFGGTAPTNLQIGTYTGSGIGLGTGGDAVNIYDAGGTLQANISFGASPSGPTFQTFNNAAFANGSAVSTLSAVDVNGAFHAPGDSDEIGSPGSVGRIFVSEVAPWSSGTAIGADWFEVTNSTAAAIDLTGWKVDDSSASFGNAVALSGITSIAAGESVIFLETSQPETAIAAFVQTWFGGEAPEGLRFGTYTGSGIGLSSNGDAVNLYDANGTLQASVSFGATSTLASLDNGAALNGGTISTLSASGLNEAITAATDTNQIGSPGYVTSNDAPVATADSDLVDEDASITGNILSNDQDAQAYDRLTLLSVGGVTVGAQATVVEGQWGTLTISRDGSYSYAADGDATDALPNGEQRTERFDYIVQDSAGASTTASLSITVTAINDSVAVSLPPTQLSYEGSDADELVTTGTGDSMVLGLAGADVLQAGSGADTLAGGAGDDSLVGGAGDDYLYGGAVGNSTSEGGNDTLLGGDGADHIYGNSFAGAGNDADGDDLIETGDGVNVAFGHAGNDSITGGVGRDRIQGGDDADTIDGGNGTDSINGNQGNDLIHGGDGNDIVRGGKGDDVLFGDSGNDILRGELGNDRLVAGAGVDVMTGGTGSDIFQFTEASAGNFVTPAFYTAITDFEQGIDSIMLNFAVSAGDVLQGGTQASVTAARTAAQQLLDNHAGTQDIVATQVGATTYLFYNAAGNAGDITAIIEMRSATATAFETTDFVVAVG